The window CGCGGACAATGGAACCGTAACGGTTGTGCTGGCGGTACTGGAATTTCCTGATGCATCCGTAGTGGTTACGCTGATGGTATACACGCGGCCGGTCCCCGTTCCTGAACGTTCCGCCCTAAGCTTCACTTCATCATTGCTAATGATCTCCCAGTCAATATCCGTATCCCCATCGCCCAGGCCATTCTGTTCTTCATTACTGGTGACCTCAACCTTCACGGCAGCATGTCCGCAATTATCGGTTACCTCATAGAAGAGCTTGATGGTGCGCAGCTGGTGGTTGGGGACAGCCAGTTCGGTAATGTTCGGCCGCAGGCCGCTGATCACCGGTGCCGTTACATCAACAGTGGTGAGCTGGAAGGTGCACGAGATGCTGTTGCCACCCAGGTCTGTTGCGGTTAGGGTGATGGTGGTAGCACCCGGGCCATTGATGGTTGACCCTGCGGCGGGCGACTGGCTATAGGTGACATCCTCTTCTTTCGCCAGGGTGGCCAGAAAATCAGGCACGACCGCACTGCAGCTGGCATTGAGTTCGATCACCTGGTTGTCGGGGCATTGAATGGTTGGTGGCTGGAAGCTCGCCGCATTGGTCGGGGAACTTTCATTGTGGAGCCTGTCGAGTGCGGTAACCTGGTAATAATAGGTTGTGCCGGGTTCTATGCTGCGGTCTTCAAAACTCGTAGTGTTGGTGTTCGTGATGGCAAGGAGCAGTTCGCTGTTGTTGATGTCCATCTCAGGTGAGGTAGAACGATAGATGGCATACTGGCGAACCTTGTCCATTTCATCGCTGCCTTCTATTGGTTGTTTCCATTTCAGCAGATTGTATTGTGTGCCGAAGCTGATCACTTTCAGGGAGGCAGCAGCAGCAGGTGCGGTATTGTCGATCCAGGGCATGGCTGGATGCAGTGCCGGTTTCTTGTAAAGGTCCAGGCGCAGGGAATCCCTGAAACCCAGCCTGGTGGTGCTGCGCAGGCTGCTGGTATTGTACACGGCCTGGCCGGAGATATTGGGCAATGAGCGATTTAGCCTTACCTGGTTGGGGATCTGCGAAGGATTGGCCCAGAAGCTTCCCTGTGCAGGATCGTTCACTTTATACCCTGCCAGCCCGATATAGAGCAGCCTTCCATAGGAGTTGTTGTTCCACCAGGGGGTTACAATGCCGTAGTTGGCACCGGGCTGATCGATATACCAATACACCTGCGGGGCGAGGTAATCGATCCAGCCTTCCTGTAACCATTTGCGGCTGTCGGCATAGAGTTGCGAATAGTGCTGCAGGCCGGAAGTGGCTGAGCCAACGGCGGGATCGGTGCTGTTTCGGTAGATGCCGGAGGGGGAGATACCGAATTCCACCCAGGGCTTGATCTGCTTGATGGTGGCGCTTACCCTGCTCACCATCAGGTTGACATTATCCCTGCGCCAGTCACCGCGATCGCTGATGTCCCTTGGGTCAGCCGCATAGGTTGCATCGTCATTGAAGCTGGCATTAGGATAGAAGTAATCATCGAAATGGATGCCATCCACGTCATAACGGGTAACTATATCCGAAATAACGCTGTTGATATAATCCCTCACGCCGGGGATACCGGGATCAAGGGTCCGCAGGTTGCCCGTGCTGATCAGCCATTCGGGATGGAGCTTAGCGATATGGTTGCTGGCGAAGCCGGGCAGGTTATTGCTATTGCCCACGGCGCGGTAGGGATTGAGCCAGGCATGGAGTTCCATGCCGCGTTTGTGGCACTCGTCGATGGCGAATTGCAGGGGATCCCACAAGGGGTTGGGGGCCTTGCCCTGTGTGCCGGTCAGGTCGCTGGACCAGGGGTCGATAGTGCTGGGATAGAGCGCATCGCACTGGCTTCTCACCTGCAGGTAAATGGCATTGAGACCGGTGGCTTTGTGGTGGTCGAGGATGGCGACCAGGGCAGCCCGCTGGGCTTCTGGCGTCTGGTTACGGTTGGGCCAGTCGATGCCCAGGTAGCTGGCGATCCATGCACCGCGCAATTCCCTTTTGGGAGACTGTGCCGAAAGGCTGGAGCAGCAGATTGCCAACACCAGCCAAAGGAGTAGATGTTTTTTCATATAGCAGAATTGTTCTGGTTTATGCAGGAAAATAATATATATCTGCTGCTTTTAGCAGTTTATTGCTGGTATTTAAGCAATATGGCCGGCATAAATGGAAGGTATACCGTAGAATATTAGCTTTCTCAAGGGTCAATAGCCCTCTGTTTTTTTATCCTTAGGGGAATAAAGGGAGGGGAATGGCAGTCAATCCGTCTATCCTGCACGCAGGGAAATGCCGGCCTGGAAGCGTGCTGTAGCTGTAGGCTCAGGTAGGTATACTGTCAATGGAAACCCTCAGATCTTCCCGGCTAACTTTTATCCGGTTCCAGACAATGGCAGTGGCATACTTTATATAGAAGTGGGCATGAAATTGCCGGTTTCATTGTTGGATCATGCTTGAGAATGGTTTTACGTTAAAATGGGCGTATTTATGCCTGTTTTCTTGTTCTATTCGGGTAAAAGATTTATTTTTAATAAAAACCGGCATAAATATGCCTGAAAAGGAATTAGGTCATATTGGCAATATCATCCGGCAGCGTCGGGCGACACTGGGAATAACCCAGGAGCATCTGGCGGAATTATCAGGGGTAGGCTTGCGCACGATAAGGGAAATTGAACGGGGCAAGGGGAAGAGCCTGCCCATCCTGATCAGGGTGACGGATGCGCTTGGCCTGGTTGTCCAGCTATCCATCAGGCAGGTAAAATAAGGGTATGCTCACAAAGGGGCTTGTATATTATAACGGGGTCGAGGCGGCTGTGCTCGAGAAGCGGGATGGGACCTATATTTTCCGGTACCTGTCGGCCTACCTTTCAACGCCAGGGGCACGTCCGGTGAGCATTACCTTGCCGCTGCAGGCTGCGGAATACAGAAGTGTCCACCTGTTCCCATTTTTTGCCAACCTGCTGTCCGAAGGCGTTAACAAGCGATTGCAATGCCTGAAATGGAAGATCGATGAGCAGGACTATTTTAGCCTGCTGCTGCAGATAGCACAAGAGGAAACCATTGGGGCCATAACCGTAAAACCCATTACCGAATAATGCTGCCGATACTTGATCGTTGTCCGGGTACCCTCGAACCGGGTTATGATACTTACAGTCCCCGCTGCAAGGCGGAGCTGTTTGGCTCAAGAACGAAAAAGGTAAGCCATATCCTTCCTTTTCCGTCCCCCAACAAGGATCCGGAGTTTGGCAAACTGTTCCAGGGCAACCGCCAGCGTATTTCCATTTCGGGCGTGCAGGAGAAATATTCACTGGCCCTCGTTGGGAACCAACTTGAACTGGTGGATCGGAAGGGCCAGTACCTGTTGAAGCCTGTTCCGGGCGATCTGCTGCATCGGGAATATATGCCTGCCAACGA is drawn from Flavihumibacter rivuli and contains these coding sequences:
- a CDS encoding family 10 glycosylhydrolase, coding for MKKHLLLWLVLAICCSSLSAQSPKRELRGAWIASYLGIDWPNRNQTPEAQRAALVAILDHHKATGLNAIYLQVRSQCDALYPSTIDPWSSDLTGTQGKAPNPLWDPLQFAIDECHKRGMELHAWLNPYRAVGNSNNLPGFASNHIAKLHPEWLISTGNLRTLDPGIPGVRDYINSVISDIVTRYDVDGIHFDDYFYPNASFNDDATYAADPRDISDRGDWRRDNVNLMVSRVSATIKQIKPWVEFGISPSGIYRNSTDPAVGSATSGLQHYSQLYADSRKWLQEGWIDYLAPQVYWYIDQPGANYGIVTPWWNNNSYGRLLYIGLAGYKVNDPAQGSFWANPSQIPNQVRLNRSLPNISGQAVYNTSSLRSTTRLGFRDSLRLDLYKKPALHPAMPWIDNTAPAAAASLKVISFGTQYNLLKWKQPIEGSDEMDKVRQYAIYRSTSPEMDINNSELLLAITNTNTTSFEDRSIEPGTTYYYQVTALDRLHNESSPTNAASFQPPTIQCPDNQVIELNASCSAVVPDFLATLAKEEDVTYSQSPAAGSTINGPGATTITLTATDLGGNSISCTFQLTTVDVTAPVISGLRPNITELAVPNHQLRTIKLFYEVTDNCGHAAVKVEVTSNEEQNGLGDGDTDIDWEIISNDEVKLRAERSGTGTGRVYTISVTTTDASGNSSTASTTVTVPLSAGIATAEAHKTVAAPLANNNVPNWIKVLPNPSSTEFTLQLTGNGNQRVDIRMVDNLGRVMEKRNGLSDNTQIRFGAAYRPGIYYLELQRGKEKQVIKLIKQ
- a CDS encoding helix-turn-helix domain-containing protein, with the translated sequence MPEKELGHIGNIIRQRRATLGITQEHLAELSGVGLRTIREIERGKGKSLPILIRVTDALGLVVQLSIRQVK
- a CDS encoding HipA N-terminal domain-containing protein, giving the protein MLTKGLVYYNGVEAAVLEKRDGTYIFRYLSAYLSTPGARPVSITLPLQAAEYRSVHLFPFFANLLSEGVNKRLQCLKWKIDEQDYFSLLLQIAQEETIGAITVKPITE